The following are encoded together in the Candidatus Cloacimonadota bacterium genome:
- a CDS encoding T9SS type A sorting domain-containing protein → MRKIILFFILLLSVICLNANSRAVARIDNPSPQDLNRFLTCDADIASYKPGQYLDLVLDSAEFQELLKDYPQLHITQTEEQLKQNLQPDRDIPGYRSYTQMTSELMQIQALYPNLVQVLDIGSSWGALYSAQGFDFYNNFNHQIWAVKLTANVYEEADKPAFYFVGEHHAREPISTEACMGILIHLTENYGFDPVVTEILDSTEIWIVPLLNPDGHKIVLQQTDVWWRKNLRDNNNNHSFDNQDYGYGVDGVDLNRNYSWHWGYASGTDDFNSPVHHGPNPFSEPEVQAFKELLLSKRFLAGISYHTYGQYVLYPYGYVEGIAAPDQTEIVALANQLASFMPAEGGGFYNAMPSWQLYPTSGGSDDWIYGETGAFSYTVEMSTQFIPPASQIPQIVQQQVNAAVALLLRKDRKILTGTITDAESGEPLAATILVDGIDDQAVYRKPIVSDAQTGRYHYLLPAGSHRVHFILPGWESQSLDVLISENEPTLMDVALIPAQTVELSILTQDDFFDPLPFATVIFEDLENWVFTSDFDGYIHIPDFHPGTYRLQASKPGFENLRLQREIQGGTITLRLTEEAVFHDGFEYNLNNWVTTGSWNRTNSTSYNDSFCLTDSPNGNYQTDQNTSCRLAYPFNLQGVQNADLQFWLKRSLALDGDNLIVEASRYGTDWTVLGFYEGSAGWELQSYSLNSFLGDQLYIRFRLYTTGFSSADGVYIDDVKLFANGDVTSNNDFLNPPARLSLTAVPNPFSTSCTFFIKNEAATPSATLSIYNVRGQKVWDFTLENLAKGEHELGWDGCDNNGRKLPNGLYFTRFNGSNSSQATSKIILLK, encoded by the coding sequence ATGAGAAAGATAATCCTCTTTTTTATCCTGCTGCTCAGCGTGATTTGCCTGAACGCAAACAGCCGCGCAGTGGCGCGCATCGACAATCCCAGCCCTCAGGACTTGAATCGCTTTCTGACCTGCGACGCCGACATCGCATCCTATAAACCCGGCCAATACTTGGATTTGGTTCTCGACAGCGCTGAATTCCAAGAACTTTTAAAAGACTATCCTCAGCTCCACATCACCCAAACAGAGGAACAGCTGAAACAAAACCTTCAGCCAGACAGGGATATCCCCGGCTATCGCAGCTACACACAGATGACTTCCGAGCTGATGCAAATCCAGGCGCTATACCCCAATTTGGTGCAGGTTCTGGATATTGGCAGCAGTTGGGGCGCCTTGTACAGCGCGCAGGGTTTTGACTTCTACAACAATTTCAACCATCAAATCTGGGCGGTTAAACTCACGGCTAACGTTTATGAGGAAGCGGATAAACCCGCCTTCTATTTTGTGGGCGAACATCACGCGCGCGAACCTATCTCCACAGAAGCCTGCATGGGCATTCTCATCCATCTCACTGAAAATTACGGCTTTGATCCAGTTGTGACCGAAATCCTGGACAGCACCGAAATCTGGATTGTCCCGCTGCTCAATCCCGATGGTCATAAAATCGTACTCCAGCAAACTGATGTTTGGTGGCGCAAAAACCTGCGTGACAACAACAATAACCACAGTTTCGACAACCAGGATTACGGCTATGGCGTCGATGGGGTTGATTTGAACCGAAACTATAGCTGGCACTGGGGTTACGCCAGCGGCACGGACGATTTTAACTCTCCCGTTCATCACGGACCCAATCCCTTTTCCGAGCCCGAAGTGCAAGCTTTTAAAGAGCTGCTGCTTTCAAAACGCTTTCTGGCCGGCATCAGCTATCACACCTACGGGCAATATGTTCTGTACCCCTATGGCTACGTGGAAGGAATTGCCGCTCCCGATCAAACTGAGATTGTGGCTTTGGCAAACCAACTGGCCTCGTTCATGCCCGCCGAGGGTGGCGGATTCTATAATGCCATGCCATCCTGGCAGTTATATCCCACCAGCGGAGGTTCAGACGATTGGATTTACGGTGAAACCGGCGCTTTTTCCTACACCGTGGAAATGAGCACCCAGTTCATTCCACCTGCCTCCCAGATTCCGCAAATCGTACAACAGCAGGTGAATGCTGCCGTGGCGCTGCTGCTAAGAAAAGACCGCAAAATTCTGACAGGGACAATTACCGATGCTGAAAGTGGCGAACCTTTGGCTGCCACCATCTTGGTGGACGGCATCGATGACCAGGCTGTTTACAGAAAACCAATCGTTTCAGATGCCCAAACCGGCCGCTACCACTACCTCCTGCCCGCTGGAAGCCATCGGGTCCATTTCATCCTCCCAGGCTGGGAATCGCAAAGCCTCGACGTCCTCATCTCCGAAAACGAGCCCACTTTGATGGATGTGGCCCTGATTCCCGCTCAAACCGTGGAACTCAGCATCCTGACACAGGACGACTTTTTTGACCCTCTTCCCTTTGCCACCGTCATTTTCGAAGACTTGGAAAACTGGGTGTTCACCTCTGATTTCGATGGTTATATCCATATTCCAGATTTCCACCCAGGCACCTACCGCCTCCAGGCAAGCAAACCCGGCTTTGAAAACCTGCGCCTCCAACGCGAAATCCAGGGTGGAACCATCACGCTGCGCCTCACTGAGGAAGCCGTCTTCCATGATGGATTCGAATATAATCTTAACAACTGGGTCACCACCGGGAGCTGGAACAGAACCAACTCCACTTCCTACAACGACAGTTTTTGCCTCACGGACAGCCCCAACGGAAACTATCAAACTGATCAAAACACAAGCTGCCGCCTGGCTTACCCCTTCAACCTTCAAGGCGTGCAAAACGCGGACCTGCAATTTTGGCTGAAACGCTCGCTGGCTCTGGATGGAGACAACCTCATTGTGGAAGCATCAAGATATGGCACGGACTGGACTGTTTTGGGCTTTTACGAAGGTTCCGCCGGATGGGAACTACAATCCTACAGCCTCAACAGCTTCCTGGGAGACCAGCTTTATATTCGCTTCCGCCTTTACACCACCGGTTTTAGCAGTGCTGATGGCGTGTATATTGATGATGTGAAGCTCTTTGCAAACGGAGATGTCACCTCCAACAATGATTTCTTGAACCCTCCCGCGCGGCTTTCCCTGACGGCTGTGCCGAATCCTTTTTCCACTTCCTGCACTTTTTTCATCAAAAACGAAGCGGCAACCCCGAGCGCCACTCTTTCCATATATAATGTACGTGGTCAAAAAGTTTGGGATTTCACTTTGGAAAACCTGGCAAAAGGTGAACACGAACTTGGCTGGGATGGCTGTGACAACAATGGACGCAAACTCCCCAATGGATTGTATTTTACCCGTTTTAACGGTTCGAACAGCAGCCAAGCCACGTCAAAAATCATCCTGCTGAAATAG
- a CDS encoding T9SS type A sorting domain-containing protein, producing the protein MHTKSKLILLTTLVMLALAPILLCAHHTLPGDLAKNETRFSVTPPPSGPVRPIAEFEPASHVLICYPLGIPLSLVVQLSNTAQVICLVSSNSAQNSATNAFNNAGVNMANLSFLVTPTDSYWTRDYSPWFIFDGDGQFGAVDFRYNRPRPNDNNVGQILANHLDMPYYGMNITQTGGNFMTDGINTAAQTTIAYTENSSLGQNQVNESMLNYMGITNYHVVPDPNNTYIDHIDCWGKFLAPDKILIRSVPSSHAQYNAIEQTAAYFASQNCAWGYPYKVYRVNTPQNQPYSNSLILNKRVFVPTMNNSTHDNAALQVYRDAMPGYEVIGIPSGSEPWQSTDALHCRTHEIPDRQMLHISHQPLHGEYGHSAWWPFSATVTAHSGQPVYADSVFIRYKVNQGNWQTQILEHMWDNEYGATLTGFSPGDTIRYYIHAADQSGRSADQPIFAELDPHIFSYAADTEPPTIIHNPPTSIASGQHWFSATITDNIGISTVFLHYRTDEGETHSIPMMSNPEAPPDYWWVEIDLEFKPGDQYFYYQIEAWDNASPHNIAYYPFPGEWINVPIEPVSIYDDIIPEVQTSTLHVFPNPFVNGLSDYLTIEYRGNVKKGLLLNIFNNKGQLVYQENCPGSQANGVRFVWNRINSKREKVPNGVYFLRVSDGDNALTSKVLILN; encoded by the coding sequence ATGCACACCAAATCAAAGCTGATCCTTTTAACCACTCTTGTGATGCTGGCTTTGGCGCCAATACTGCTTTGCGCGCATCATACCCTTCCTGGGGATCTTGCTAAAAACGAAACACGCTTTTCTGTGACCCCGCCTCCCAGCGGACCTGTGCGTCCCATTGCGGAATTCGAGCCCGCCTCCCACGTTTTGATCTGCTATCCTCTGGGCATCCCACTTTCTCTGGTGGTACAGCTTTCAAACACCGCCCAGGTAATCTGCCTGGTTTCCTCTAATTCCGCGCAAAACAGCGCTACGAACGCTTTCAACAATGCCGGAGTGAATATGGCAAACCTGTCGTTTTTGGTTACTCCCACGGATTCCTACTGGACTCGGGATTATTCGCCCTGGTTCATTTTTGACGGTGATGGCCAATTCGGCGCAGTGGATTTTCGTTATAACCGGCCTCGACCCAATGATAATAATGTTGGCCAAATCCTTGCCAACCATCTGGATATGCCATATTATGGAATGAACATCACCCAAACTGGTGGAAATTTCATGACTGATGGCATCAATACCGCCGCGCAAACCACCATCGCCTATACCGAAAACAGCTCCCTGGGTCAGAATCAAGTGAACGAATCGATGCTGAACTATATGGGTATCACAAATTACCATGTGGTGCCGGATCCGAACAACACCTACATCGATCACATCGACTGCTGGGGAAAATTCCTGGCTCCAGACAAAATCCTGATCCGTAGCGTTCCCAGCAGCCACGCGCAGTATAACGCCATCGAGCAAACCGCCGCTTATTTTGCCTCCCAAAACTGCGCCTGGGGGTATCCTTACAAGGTTTATCGTGTTAATACTCCCCAAAATCAGCCCTATTCAAATTCCCTCATTTTGAACAAACGCGTGTTTGTGCCCACAATGAATAACAGCACCCACGACAACGCGGCGCTCCAGGTTTATCGTGATGCCATGCCGGGCTATGAAGTGATCGGAATTCCCTCTGGATCCGAGCCCTGGCAATCCACGGACGCCCTGCACTGCCGCACCCACGAAATCCCGGACCGCCAGATGCTTCATATCAGCCACCAGCCCCTGCATGGTGAATATGGTCACAGCGCGTGGTGGCCCTTCAGCGCGACTGTTACAGCCCACAGCGGTCAACCAGTTTATGCGGATTCGGTTTTTATCCGTTATAAAGTGAATCAGGGAAATTGGCAAACTCAGATTTTGGAACACATGTGGGACAATGAATATGGCGCCACGCTTACGGGATTTTCCCCGGGTGACACGATTAGATATTATATCCACGCGGCTGATCAATCCGGTCGCAGTGCGGATCAACCCATCTTTGCTGAACTTGACCCCCACATTTTTTCCTATGCCGCCGATACGGAGCCACCAACCATAATCCACAATCCTCCCACTTCCATTGCCAGCGGCCAACACTGGTTTTCAGCCACGATAACAGATAATATCGGCATCAGCACCGTGTTTCTGCATTATCGCACCGATGAGGGCGAAACCCACAGCATTCCGATGATGAGCAATCCTGAAGCTCCGCCAGATTATTGGTGGGTGGAAATTGATCTGGAGTTCAAACCCGGCGACCAGTATTTTTACTATCAGATCGAAGCTTGGGATAATGCCTCGCCTCATAACATTGCATACTATCCTTTTCCGGGTGAATGGATCAATGTTCCCATCGAGCCTGTCAGCATATACGACGATATTATCCCAGAAGTCCAAACTTCAACTTTGCATGTTTTTCCCAACCCCTTTGTTAACGGGCTATCTGACTATTTAACAATAGAATACAGGGGAAACGTGAAAAAGGGATTATTGTTGAATATATTCAACAATAAAGGTCAATTAGTCTATCAAGAAAACTGTCCGGGCTCACAAGCAAACGGGGTTCGCTTTGTGTGGAATAGAATCAACAGTAAAAGAGAAAAAGTGCCCAATGGCGTTTATTTTCTGCGGGTCAGCGATGGAGATAACGCCTTGACCAGCAAAGTGTTAATCCTGAATTAA
- the surE gene encoding 5'/3'-nucleotidase SurE gives MKIMLTNDDGITALGIKTLAKHLENAGHELITVAPDSERSAASHSITLRKDLRLKQLSENEYSVDGTPVDCVVLATQKILNDPPDLVISGINRGQNMGEDVLYSGTVAAALEASLFGYRAIAVSINSYQGQNFDTAASWMVRLLELGVDELIPERGILNINFPNATPNEIRGVRLTTTGHRKYYNFVSVVEELDDGFIYRIGGDMPDWEIQKGTDAEAIENNFVSITPLGITLTSGEAFPAILEWLESNSLLMLEALDAV, from the coding sequence ATGAAAATAATGTTGACCAATGATGACGGGATTACAGCTCTCGGCATCAAGACACTGGCCAAGCATCTTGAAAACGCTGGGCATGAATTGATTACTGTGGCACCAGATAGTGAACGCAGTGCCGCTTCCCATTCCATCACCCTGCGCAAAGATTTAAGGCTCAAACAACTTTCTGAAAATGAATACAGCGTGGACGGAACCCCTGTTGATTGCGTTGTTTTGGCAACCCAAAAAATTTTGAATGATCCGCCCGACCTGGTGATTTCTGGCATAAACCGGGGGCAGAATATGGGTGAGGACGTACTTTATTCCGGAACCGTTGCGGCGGCACTGGAAGCCAGCCTTTTTGGCTACAGAGCGATTGCCGTTTCCATAAACTCATATCAAGGACAAAATTTTGACACCGCGGCAAGCTGGATGGTCCGTCTGCTGGAACTTGGAGTGGACGAACTCATCCCCGAACGCGGCATATTGAATATAAATTTTCCAAACGCCACGCCCAACGAAATCCGTGGCGTGAGGCTCACCACCACAGGACACCGCAAATATTACAACTTTGTGAGCGTGGTGGAAGAGCTGGACGACGGCTTTATCTACCGCATTGGGGGAGACATGCCAGATTGGGAAATCCAAAAAGGCACGGATGCCGAAGCGATTGAGAACAACTTTGTTTCCATCACACCTTTGGGCATCACTCTCACGAGTGGAGAAGCCTTCCCTGCCATTTTGGAATGGCTGGAAAGCAATTCATTATTGATGTTGGAGGCGCTGGATGCGGTTTGA
- a CDS encoding protein-L-isoaspartate(D-aspartate) O-methyltransferase: MRFEDQRELLVKDLARSGITDQRVLAAFAKVPREAYVLPQYADYAYRNQPLPIEHAQTISQPLMIAIMLQFLELQETDIVMEIGTGSGYQSALLAELVHEVCTIERLEELSLKAQTSLREQGYKNIHFRIGDGAQGWQKAFPPFSEFDKIVVSAAASEIPSRLREQLKDGGILVIPVGQGYYQILNKVRRKSDDFEITQHGGCTFVPLITQ; the protein is encoded by the coding sequence ATGCGGTTTGAGGACCAGCGCGAGCTTCTGGTGAAAGACCTCGCCAGGTCTGGAATCACCGATCAACGGGTTTTGGCGGCTTTTGCCAAAGTTCCCCGTGAAGCCTACGTTTTACCTCAATACGCGGATTACGCCTATCGCAACCAACCCCTTCCCATCGAACATGCCCAAACCATTTCCCAACCTTTGATGATTGCCATCATGCTCCAATTTTTGGAGCTTCAGGAAACCGATATTGTTATGGAAATTGGCACCGGCAGCGGCTATCAGAGCGCCCTTTTGGCGGAACTTGTCCACGAAGTTTGCACCATCGAAAGGCTGGAGGAACTGTCTTTAAAAGCTCAGACCAGCCTCCGCGAACAGGGCTATAAAAACATCCATTTTCGCATTGGAGACGGCGCGCAGGGCTGGCAAAAGGCTTTTCCACCCTTTTCCGAATTCGACAAAATCGTCGTGAGCGCGGCCGCCTCGGAAATACCGTCCCGTCTGCGGGAACAGCTCAAAGATGGTGGCATACTTGTGATTCCTGTGGGACAGGGATACTATCAGATTTTGAATAAAGTGCGGCGCAAATCCGATGACTTTGAGATTACCCAACATGGTGGCTGCACCTTTGTACCTCTGATAACACAATGA
- a CDS encoding cyclic nucleotide-binding domain-containing protein, with the protein MASLFPSWLKAFFAAKDNHKELLKYSLFKDLDSHQRRMVGELLHSREYKAGDLIFEAGHPAEVIYFVESGEMELTYPQADTEPVRFEPPEFVGIFDHFDTQKRHASAKAATDLKLLALPVSDLHDLCKRDTALGVKVMRACCEYLASLCVKKEVLHKR; encoded by the coding sequence TTGGCATCTTTATTCCCGTCTTGGCTCAAAGCATTTTTTGCGGCGAAAGACAACCACAAAGAATTGCTGAAATACAGTTTGTTCAAAGACCTGGATTCCCATCAAAGGCGCATGGTGGGTGAACTTCTGCACAGTCGTGAATACAAAGCTGGAGACCTTATCTTCGAAGCTGGCCATCCGGCGGAAGTGATTTACTTCGTCGAGTCTGGTGAAATGGAACTCACCTATCCGCAGGCAGATACGGAACCAGTTCGTTTCGAGCCACCTGAGTTTGTTGGCATCTTTGATCACTTCGACACCCAAAAACGCCACGCCAGTGCAAAAGCTGCCACCGACCTCAAGCTTTTAGCCTTGCCAGTGAGCGATTTGCATGATCTTTGCAAACGGGACACCGCGCTGGGCGTGAAAGTCATGCGAGCCTGTTGCGAATATCTTGCTTCCCTTTGTGTGAAAAAAGAGGTCTTGCATAAAAGATGA
- a CDS encoding AI-2E family transporter: protein MNWPKLIFNILILAVVVLGLFFYSSLITRLLLAMVLAYLLDPAVTWMEHKKVPRWLSVIIVYIVVAGLLTLAIGVYAPKVIKEANQFLALLSQTDQAPLELIKDLPIVRPLRDIVTNLNHRVPQIELSDKFDHLLEQIVARVGDFPQMLVSNYQPILGALAMIFMIPMFGFFLISDKKRIRRGLMSLIPNKYFEISIILMRKVDESVGNYLRAVLLEMLAVGAMSSITLSVLGVPYAIVVGIIAGLTNVIPYIGPWLGGIIAALVIIVSGLPPVNIIWMGIGMLGVQFVDNYVVYPAIIGKTMKMHPFLVILTVLAGSYFGGVIWMLISVPLVHMVFSLVSALHKNLKEFRII from the coding sequence ATGAACTGGCCCAAGCTCATATTTAACATTTTGATTTTGGCAGTGGTTGTCTTGGGACTGTTTTTCTACAGTTCCTTGATCACGCGCCTTCTTTTGGCGATGGTTCTGGCTTATTTGCTTGATCCAGCAGTCACTTGGATGGAGCATAAAAAAGTTCCGCGCTGGTTGAGTGTGATCATAGTTTATATTGTGGTCGCGGGGTTATTGACCTTGGCGATAGGGGTTTACGCGCCAAAAGTCATCAAGGAAGCCAACCAGTTTTTAGCACTTCTGAGCCAAACAGACCAGGCGCCGCTGGAATTAATCAAAGACCTGCCCATTGTGAGACCACTGCGGGATATTGTGACAAATTTAAACCACCGCGTACCCCAGATTGAGCTTTCAGACAAATTCGACCATTTACTGGAGCAAATTGTCGCCAGAGTGGGGGATTTTCCCCAGATGCTTGTTTCAAACTACCAACCCATTTTGGGAGCCTTGGCGATGATTTTTATGATTCCAATGTTCGGTTTTTTCCTGATTAGCGACAAAAAAAGAATCCGCCGCGGTTTGATGTCTCTCATTCCCAACAAATATTTTGAAATCAGCATCATCCTGATGCGAAAAGTGGACGAAAGCGTGGGTAACTATCTGCGCGCCGTGCTTTTGGAAATGCTGGCGGTGGGGGCGATGTCTTCCATCACACTCAGCGTTTTGGGAGTTCCCTATGCCATTGTGGTTGGCATCATTGCCGGCCTCACAAATGTGATTCCCTACATCGGACCCTGGCTGGGCGGAATTATCGCAGCGTTGGTCATCATCGTGAGCGGTTTGCCGCCCGTAAATATAATCTGGATGGGAATTGGAATGCTTGGGGTTCAGTTCGTGGACAACTATGTGGTCTATCCTGCCATCATCGGCAAAACCATGAAAATGCATCCCTTCCTTGTTATCTTGACAGTTTTGGCGGGTAGCTATTTTGGTGGTGTGATCTGGATGTTGATCTCTGTACCCTTGGTACACATGGTGTTTAGCCTGGTTTCGGCGCTACACAAAAACTTAAAAGAATTTCGTATAATCTGA
- a CDS encoding pyridoxal phosphate-dependent aminotransferase family protein, with amino-acid sequence MSLFDKCYSYQDAKRAVAAGFYPYFREISSEQDTEVICNGQKMLMMGSNSYLGLTNHPKVKEAAIAALKKYGTGCAGSRFLNGTLDIHIQLEEELARLVGKDAALAFPTGYQANLGCISAIVNKDEYMITDKFDHASIIDGCLLSPGTMLRFNHNDMASLERALQKIEGKNSLIIVDGIFSMEGDIAKLPEIVELAEKYNASLMVDEAHSLGVMGKKGAGSVEHFGLIKQTGLIMGTFSKSLASVGGFIAADEDIIHYLKHKSRALIFSASMPPASTASVLAALKIMEEEPERLARLWEITHYMLREFKNMGYNTGDSCTPVIPLHVGEMMVAFNMWKRLGDEGVFINPVIPPAVPPNSCLIRCSFMATHTNAQLDFALEKFRVIGKEMGII; translated from the coding sequence ATGAGTCTTTTTGATAAATGTTACTCTTATCAAGACGCCAAACGCGCGGTTGCGGCTGGCTTTTACCCATATTTTAGGGAAATATCCTCCGAGCAGGATACCGAGGTAATCTGCAACGGACAAAAGATGTTGATGATGGGCTCAAACAGCTATTTGGGGCTCACGAACCACCCCAAGGTGAAAGAAGCCGCCATCGCCGCCCTGAAAAAATATGGCACTGGCTGCGCCGGATCCCGGTTTTTGAACGGAACTTTGGATATCCATATCCAGCTTGAGGAAGAGCTGGCGCGCCTGGTTGGCAAAGATGCCGCCCTGGCTTTTCCAACTGGCTACCAGGCAAACCTGGGCTGCATTTCCGCCATCGTGAACAAAGATGAATACATGATTACGGATAAATTCGATCATGCCTCCATCATCGATGGCTGCCTGCTTTCCCCGGGCACGATGCTGCGTTTTAACCACAACGACATGGCTTCCTTGGAACGCGCGCTCCAAAAGATTGAAGGAAAAAATAGCCTCATCATCGTGGACGGCATTTTTTCCATGGAAGGCGACATTGCCAAGCTCCCCGAGATTGTGGAGCTTGCCGAAAAGTATAATGCCAGCCTGATGGTGGATGAAGCTCATTCGCTTGGCGTGATGGGTAAAAAGGGCGCTGGCTCTGTGGAGCATTTTGGGCTCATAAAGCAGACGGGGCTCATCATGGGCACCTTCAGCAAATCTTTGGCCTCCGTGGGCGGTTTCATTGCCGCCGATGAGGATATCATCCACTATCTCAAGCATAAATCCCGTGCCCTCATCTTTTCAGCTTCCATGCCTCCAGCTTCCACTGCCAGCGTTTTGGCAGCTCTCAAGATTATGGAAGAAGAACCCGAAAGGCTTGCAAGGCTTTGGGAAATCACGCATTACATGTTGCGCGAATTCAAAAATATGGGTTACAACACCGGAGATTCCTGCACACCCGTGATTCCGCTGCATGTGGGCGAAATGATGGTCGCCTTCAATATGTGGAAACGTCTGGGCGATGAAGGCGTGTTCATCAATCCTGTCATTCCACCCGCCGTGCCGCCGAATTCATGTCTCATCCGCTGTTCATTTATGGCGACCCACACCAACGCGCAGCTTGATTTTGCCTTGGAAAAATTCCGCGTTATCGGAAAAGAGATGGGAATAATCTAA